The Oceaniferula flava genome contains the following window.
ACTCAAACGCTACTTACTGATCACCATGCACATCCTCGGTGTGGTGAGCTCGTTTGATGCGGTGATGAACACCCGCACCTCCCAAGGCGCCATTGCCTGGGTGGTTTCATTGAACACCCTACCGGTGGTGGCCGTGCCTGCTTATTGGGTGTTCGGATCCAATGATTTTGATAATTACATCGAGGAACGTCGCAGTCATCGTGAGAAATTGAGGCCTCTGGCGCAGCGATTGATGCGTGAAGAAGGCGTCTCGGCCGTGGAGTTGCAGGACCAGAGCCCGCTGGCGAACTCACTGCGGAGCTTGTCGCTTTTACCCATCACTCATTCTAACAAGGTCGAGCTGCTGGTGGATGGCCGCAATACTTACGATAGTATTTTCGAATCGATCCTCGAAGCAGAGAGCTATGCGCTGGTGCAATTTTACATCATTCGTGATGACGATACCGGTCAGCGTTTCAGGGATCTCCTGATTGAAAAAGCCCGCCAAGGCGTCGCCGTCTATCTGCTTTATGATGATTACGGCTGCATCGATATCGGCGAAGATTATCTCGCCCCCCTCCGGTCGGCCGGCGTTCGGGTGTCGTCCTTTCTTGATCTGGTCGGCCCGGCAAATGGCCTGCAGCTGAACTTCCGCAATCATCGGAAAATTGTCATTGTCGATGGCGCCGTGGGATTTGTGGGAGGTTTGAATGTTGGCGATGAATATCTCGGATTACACCCAGAGCTGACGCCTTGGCGTGATAGTCATGTCAAAGTGAGTGGCCCGGTGGTCACCTACCTTCAGATTCCTTTCGTCGAAGACTGGCACTGGGCGACGGGGGAATGGCTGGAAACCTTGGACTGGAATCCGGTCGACAAGGCCATCGTCAATGAGACATCCCCGAAGATTGATCCCCAGGGAGTAAGTGCCATCTGCGTGCCCTCGGGGCCATCGGATGATGTGCAAACTTGCAATCTGTTCTATCAAGCGGCCATCAATGCCGCCGAGAAGCGGATTTGGTTATCGACGCCCTACTTTGTGCCTGATGAATCCTTCATTCACGCCCTGCAGTTGGCTGCGCTCCGCGGAGTCGAGGTGAAGCTGATCATTCCGGAGAACAGCGACAGCACCCTGGTCAATTTATCCATGCAGTCATACTTCGCCGAGCTGCATCAACTTGGCATTGAAATCTACCGCTATCAGGAGGGCTTCTTGCACCAGAAGGTGATGCTGGTGGACGATCACTTCTGCGCCTACGGCAGTGCCAATCTGGACAACCGATCGTTCCGACTGAACTTCGAAGTCATGGTCGGATTTTTCTCCAAAGACTTCGCCCGCAAGACCGAAGCCATGCTCACCGAAGACATGGCGAACAGCCAGCTCGCTCCCGAGGGACAACTGCTAGATAGAAACCTTTTTTACCGATTCTCCGTGCGTGTCTCGAGACTGCTCGCGCCTATCCAATAATGCTGACCCACAACCCTACAAAACTATGACACTAGAAATGAAAAAACTCGCTACTTACAAAGATGTCGCTCGGCTCGTTTTAAAATACGGTCGTAGTGACGAACTCGATCACCAACATTTTGCCTCCGAGTTCCAGCTGGACGAGCAGGTGGAGCCGAGTGAGGATGCCGTCGAGTTTGCCAAGGACCTCGAGTCGCTCGGGCCCACCTTCATCAAGCTTGGACAGATTCTCTCCAACCGTGGGGACCTGCTGCCGCCAAGCTGGTTGTCGGCCTTGGAGAAATTGCAGGACGATGTCGAGCCGTTTGCCTTCGAGACGGTAAAGGAGACTATCGAGACAGAAGTCGGCGTTCGCATCTCCAAGTTGTTCGATGAATTTGATGAAACGCCGGTGGCCACCGCCTCGCTCGGTCAGGTACACCTCGCCACGCTCCGGAGCTCGGACACCCGCGTGGCCGTGAAGGTGCAGCGACCGAACATTCGGGAGCAAATCATGCGCGAAACCGAGGTCATCGCCAGCATCGCCGAGTTTCTGGAAAAACACACTGAGGTCGGCAAGCAAACCGAACCGACCCGGATGGTGGAGCAATTCCGTAAATCGATTCTCGCCGAGCTGAATTATCAGCAGGAAGCGGCGAATCTCGAGCGACTGCGCAACAATCTGAAGAAATTCGAGCAGCTGACGGTGCCGAAACCTCATCCGGATTTTTGCACCGGCAAGGTGTTGGTGATGGACTACATCGATGGCACCAAGATCACGGACATACCAAAAATTGCCCTTATCGACCTGGATGGAAAAGCTCTAGCAGAGGAGTTGTTTTCCGCATATCTTCAGCAAATTTTGTTAGATGGCTTCTTCCACGCCGACCCGCACCCGGGGAACCTTCTGCTGACCAAGGAGGGCAAGATCGCGCTCATCGATCTCGGCATGACTGGTGCGGTTCCAGATAGGATCAAAGATCAGCTGCTACAGCTCTTGGCCGCTATTTCCGAAGGCCGAAGCTCGGATGCCGCCAGCATCACGATGAAAATTGGCACCCCGCGTGAGCACTTTGATCTGCAAGGCTGCCGCGAGGCGATCACTGAGATCGTGGAAAACTACCAGGGGCTGGACGTGGGTGATATCTACGTCGGCCAGCTGGTCATGGAGATCACCCAAGCCTGTGGCAAAAACGGTCTGCGTATTCCCGACGTGATGTTCATGTTAGGGAAAATGTTGCTCAACTTGGATGGCGTGGGGAATATTCTGGATCGGCATTTTACACCCAACGATACCATCCGTGACTACACCACCACCATTGCCCGCAAGCGCATGCGTGAAGAACTGACGGCGGGTAGCTTGGTGCCTTTCATAATCGAAATCAAGGAGCTGGTGAGTAAGACGCCGGAACGACTTAACACTCTGATCGAGCGCATTTCCACTAATCAGATGGAGCTTAAGATCGATGCCATTGATGAGCCCTTACTGCTCAAAGGCCTCTATCAGGTGGCCAACCGGATCACCACCGGGTTGATCATCGCCGCCATGATTATAGGTGCTGCAATGTTGATGAATATCGAGACCAGTTTCACCCTGTTAGGTTATCCGGGGCTAGCGATCCTACTCTTCCTCACAGCGGCGATTGGAGGCACGGTTCTGGTGGTGAATATTTTTCTAACTGAACGAAAATAGAAGTAGTTCCGCTAGGGCGCAAAAAAGGCGGGCCAAGCAGCCCGCCTTGATTGGAAATGTGCTAGTGGGGACTTAGAAGTTCCACATTTTACCCTGCTCGGAGTCTTCGAACACCTTGTTGCTCAGCATGTAAGATGACGGTGGGTTCGGCAGAGGGGAGTCGTCGAGTCGTGGCAGCTTGGCTCCCACGGTGCTATCCCAGGGCTGGGTGGTCGCGACGTTGACGCGGGTGCCGACCTTGACCAGATCGAAAGCTTTGCGTGCGGTGTTCAATGGCATACGCACACAGCCAGCGGTGCAGGGGTAAGGCTTCACGAAGCCCCAGTGCATGCCGTAGGCCGGGCTGTAGAAGGACATCCAATAGGTCATCGGGTAGCCACGTCCAGGCTGTCCCTGACGTCGGCGATATTTGGTTTTTGCTGTGATCCGGTGAGTGCCCTTGGGGGTAGGAGTCGCGGACTTGCCCACAGCCACTGGGCTGGCCAGAAGGACCTTGTCGCCCTCGACGATGTATAGCTTCTGCGCCGAGGTGCTGATCGCCACTTTCACAGCGGAGCGATTGGTCGGCTGGGTGACGGGAGGATCGAAGGTGAAAGCACTGCCGGGAGATCCGCTGGTGGGTGTGTTGCAGGAGCTGAAAAGAGAAGCTCCGATGGCGAGCGCGGCGGATGCGAGGATGTTGGATAGATATTTCATGAGATGGACGATGTGGGTCAGACATGAGTTTCCATAATTTTCCGATCAACGCAACCGTTGTCTGCTGACGGAAGAGCCCCTCGCCAGCTGGCATGACCTGATCAGCGGATTTGGGGATTTACTCGGTGATACGACCGATGCTAAGTCTAAGAAATGCTCTTTTTGGGCCATGACTTAACTTACCAACTCCTATCATGATCAAAACGCTCTCACTTCTTTTCGTCGCCACCGGCCTGCTCCGTGCGGCAGCTCCCAATGTGGTCATGGTGATCACCGATGATCAAGGCTACGGCGATCTCGGATACACCGGAAACCCCGTGGTCAAAACGCCTAACATCGATAAGCTGGCGAAGGAGTCCACCGGGCTGAGCGACTACCATGTGGGCCCCACCTGTTCACCAACGCGTTGTTCCCTGCTGACCGGCCATTGGACCAATCGCACCGGGGTCTGGCATACCATTATGGGGCGGTCGATGCTGCGTGAGAACGAAGTCACTCTCGGCCAGATGTTCAAGGACAACGGCTACCAGACTGGCATGTTTGGCAAATGGCACTTGGGCGATAACTACCCATACCGCCCGGAAGACCGCGGCTTCACCGAGGTGTTTCGTCACGGTGGCGGCGGCGTGGGGCAGACTCCTGATGTCTGGAACAATGCCTACTTCGACGGCTCGTATTTCCACAATGGCGAGATTGTCCCCGCCAAGGGCTTCTGCACCGATGTGTTTTTCGCGCGGGCGAACTCCTTTATTCGTCAGTGCGCGGAGGAAAAGAAACCATTCTTCGCATATATCTCCACTAACGCACCGCATGGGCCGCTGCACTGTCCGCAGGAATACTTGGACATGTATTCCGACCAGAAAGACGGTATCGCCGCCTTCTACGGCATGATCACCAACGTCGATGACAACGTGGCCAAGACACGCGAGCTGCTGAAGTCATTGGGGATTGAAAAGAACACCATCTTTATTTTCACCACCGATAACGGCACGGCCTACGGGGCCAAGGTTTTCAATGCCGGGATGAAAGGCAAAAAAGGAAGCCCCTACGATGGCGGCCACCGGGTGCCATTTTTCATCCACTGGCCAGCGGGGGGGCTCGACCAAGAGCGCGAGGTGGATACCCTCACGCACATGGTGGACATCGTTCCCACCTTGCTGGAAATGACCGATTCGAAAAAGCCGGAAAAGGTGAAGTTCGACGGGCTTTCCATCGTCAAGCTGCTCGACCCCAAGAGCAAAGACTTCGCCTGGCCGGCCCGCTATGTCATCAGCGATTCACAGCGGGTGCGCGACCCGATCAAATGGCGTGGTTCCTCGGTGATGTCGGAAAAATACCGCCTCATCAATGGCAAGGAACTCTACGATATCGATGCCGATCCGGGACAGAAAAAGAACATCGCCAAGGATCACCCCGAGGTGGTCAAGGACATGCGCGATTTCTACGATGCGTGGTGGGCCGAGCTAAAACCGACCTTTTCCCAAACCACCGAGATCTACCTCGGTCATCCGGATCACCCGAAGGTGACACTCACCGCACACGATTGGATTCAAAAAGTCTACCCTCCTTGGCATCAGGGATCAGTCCGATCTAACAAGTGGCAGAAGCCGCCGAAGGAAGGCAAACTGAAGCACGTGGGACACTGGGCCGTCAAGGTGGTGGAAGATGGCAAATACCGCATTTCCCTGCGCCGTTGGCCCGCTGAGTCGGGCGCCGCAATCAATGCCGCCCTGCCTGCTGGCAAGGCCGTTCCGGGTGCTTCCCGTGCCTTCCGCGAAGAGCAAGGAAAAGCGATCGGAGCCACGGCTGCCACGCTGCGCATCGACGGTAAGGATCTGGAAACCAAGGCGGTAGAAGGTGATGTCGAGGAAGTCAGCTTCGAGACTGAGCTCAAAGCCGGCTCTTACAAACTGGCTCCCTATTTCACCATCGATGCCGGCGAACTCGGTGCTTACTACACGGTAGTGACCCGCCTGGAATAGCGCTCGGCGATCCCTCCGGCCAAGCAGTGATCACTACTGCCTTCAATGCTAACTTGCCGCCTTGATATCGAGCTGCTCGCAGAATGCCATGCACTCGTCCAAGGGGGCTAGACCGCCAGACGGAGTGAGGTCTCTGCGACAGGTGGTGGATACCGCTAGACCTTGTTGCAGTGAGGTTTCCACCGCTTTGTCGAGATACAGTCCTTCGAGGAAGCCGGCGACAAAAGCGTGATCGACCCCGGCCGATCCCACGCGTTGAGACCAGGGGAGGAAGTATCCAGTTTGATGGTAGAAATTCCCCTCGGTGTCCAAGTAGACCGCCGCAGTGCCGCACTGCAGGATAACAGCTTTGTGCAGGCCCGTTTTCAGCAATTGCTCACAGGCGTCCTTGGCGAGGTCGGCGTCGAATTGGTTTTCCGAATACAGTTCCTGATTCAAAATACTCTCAGCCACCCGGTCGTTGATGATCAGGTAGTCCGCTTGGGACAGCGCTTCGGTGAAGTCGTCGAGTTTCGCTTGTTGATCGACGGGAGCGATTTCCACCACGGTGGTGATCCCTTGTTTTTTAGCATCGCGCAGCAGCTGGGCGGCACCGGAGCGACCGTATTCAGGGTTGTGATTATCCATTTTCCCAAGTGCGCCAAGGGAGCCGAGTAGGAGAATCTTCGGCTTCACGGCACGCAGTTTTACATCGGCGCGGGAGAAGGTCTCTCCAATGCCGCAGAAGTGAAAGCAGGTGTGCTTGCCGGTTTTTTCCACGGTGTAAACATCGGTGTAACCGGTGCTTTCACCTTCCACGGGCTGCAGCTGGGAGGTGTCGATTTTATGCTCGGTGCAGCAGTCGACAATGAACTTGCCGTCCAGATCCTTGCCCACCTTCGCCGCGGCGAATAACGGGAAGGGCACCCGCAGCTTGGCCAGGTTGATCAGGGTGTTGAGCGGAGCACCGCCATTGCTGACCATCTCGCGACTGACGCGGGTGGCGGAGCGTTCATCAGGATAGTGGTCGACGACTTTTTGGTAATCGACAACAAAGGTTCCAACCGCAAGCAGCGGTGGGTAGGCGGGATCAGACTTCTTCATCTTCGGTAGCGGTAAGGATAGACAGGAGCAGCACCCAGATGGTGACTGCGAGAATGGCGAGTGGCAGCTGAAGTTCAGCCGGGAAGCAGTAGATGATGGAGACCATGGGAATCCAGAATGCCCAGTTGGTGATCAGCACAGGGAGAATCTGAGTTCCCCAAAATTGTCTGAACGGTGACATCTGAACCTTCACTTGATCGAAGGAGAAACCTTTGTTTTTCCAGAGGTAGAGAATTGTTTGGTATGGGTTGGCGAAGAACACGGTCCAGACAAACTGATCGACCAGCACCTTGGGGACCAGCACCTGCCAGGAGCTACCGGTGCCAAAGAGATTGCCTTGCAGGGTGTAAAAGAAGCTTTGGATCACTCCGAGCACTCCGAACATCATGAGATTGAACAGGGCGTTGCCGCTGTTGGCCTTGGTCCATCGTTTTTCCTTGGACATCAGGACCTTGACCACCTCGGCTAGAAGTCCCACGGCGAGTCCCATGCCGAGGAAGGGAAAGAGCAGACCCATGCGTGTCTGCAGGGCATCGAGTGCGGTGAAGAAACTTTGAGTGGCTGGAACCGCGTAATAGAGCACAGCGATCAATGCCATCACGCCCCAGACAAAGCAGGCGGGTTTCAGGCTCTGGCGGGCGGCGCTGAGCCCGGCGCGAGCACTGTTGGCCACCATGTCGTCCCAGTAAGGTGCGTCGGCTGGGATGTCCGGCATCGAGTTCCAGTCGAGAACCTCCGTTGGCAAAATATTGCGCGCACGGTAGAATCGCCTCACCGAAGAAGGCGGGCTACTGGATGCCGTGGCCGCGGCAAAATTATCATTGAGTATAAACATGGTGCTGTGTGTGTATGGGTGGAAATGGCAGAAATCGGTCTTCGCGAACAAATAGGTGAAAGGCCCGATTTTTCTCCAACGACCAAGCAGATGCCATGCCAACGGGTCTCCCGTGAATGTGTCAAATAGGTCAAAGATCAACTGCCTTGGAAAACGCCTTGCGAGGCATAGAAACGATGTATTTCCCTCATGGGAAAACCGCAAAATCGACCTGCTGGAGGGATGAATGGCGTTAAAAAGAACCCTGTCTCATCGGGATCATGAGTGCCTCTGAGGTGAATATCACAGCCTATGATTTTTACCTCTGAGGATGAATCTTATTCCTCTGAGGCATGATGTTTCCGAGGCCTCAGATTGTGGGGGCTATGTTCCTCTCAATATCAGGTGGATGTTAGTGTGTTGACACTAAGTCGCACTTCCATTTTCGCTGACTTCGAGGTCGGATGCTTTCCAGGCTTTCCAACTGCCTGGCACATTGTGCACGTTTTCAAAGCCAAGTTTCAGGAGAAGACTGGCGGCGATGCTGGCACGGTAGCCGCTGGCACAGTAGGTGAAAGTCGGTTTGCTGCGATCGAGCTGATCCGCTTTCTCCTCGATCTCGGGAAGGAAAAGGTGCACGGCCTCAGGGATGTGACCAGCTTCCCACTCGGATGGGGTTCGCACATCGACGATTTGAATTTCATCGGGCAGCTTTTCGATCAGGCTTTGCAGCTCGTGCACGCTGGTCGAGCCGCGCTGTTGGATTTTTTTACCCGCTTGAATCCAGGCGCTTATGCCACCTGCCAGATAGCCGGCAAATTCTTTGTAGCCGGTCCGGAGGAAGCGCTTCACCAGGGTCTCCACCTCGCCGTCTGATTCCGGCACGAGTAGGATGGGGGTGTCGGGGTCGAGCAACCAGCCAGCCCAGACAGACATCATCGGTGAGGATCCGATGTTGAGAGATCCTTCGATAGAGCCGTCGCCGAAGGCCAGCATGTCGCGGGTGTCGATCAGCTGAACCTTGCCGTCCTTGACCTTTTCGAACTCTGCTGGGGTCAGGGCTTTGACTTTGGGCAGGGCTCCGAGCACTTCAGGCCCTTCGGCATTGATCCTTTTCATCCGCGGGTAGTAAGTCGGCGTGGGTGGCGTGCCGCTGAGGACGAAGTCTTTGAATTCTTCGAAATCGTCGTATTGCAGAAACGGATTGGTCTCTTTTTCATATCCCACGGTGCTGCGTATGCGATCGCCGATGTCGGCACCGCAGGGCGAGCCGTGACCGTGAGCGGGGTAGACAATGGTTCCGTCCGGAAGCTTCTTGTAGTAATCGGTGAGTGTGTGGAAAAGGTCCTGGGTCAGCTCGTCGGTTTCATCTTCACCAAGCAGGTCGGGCCGACCCGCGGAGCCGACAAATAACGAGTCGCCCGAAAGCACACCCCAAGGGAGGTCAGGATGATCGCTACTCGCCATCTCATAGCTGACGTGTTCCGGTGTGTGGCCGGGGGTGTGTCGGACGGTGACCTGGGTATCGCCGAAGGAGAAGGTGTCGCCGTCGCGGATCGGTTCGTGGTCGAAGCCGTATTCGGCATCTTTTTCGACGCTCAGGTAGATTTTCGCCGTGCCGGTGCGCACCGCCAGTTCACGGGCGCCACTCACCAGGTCGGCATGGATGTGGGTTTCAAAAATGTGGGTGATCACCAGGTTTTTCTCACGCACGAGTGCGATGTATTTTTCCACATCGGGAGTGGGATCAATCACGGCGGCGATGCCTTTGCCATCATCTCCCAAGAGGTAAGAAAGTTCTGCGATGCCTTCGGTGCGGATGGTTTCGAATAGGGTAGCCATGGTTTTTTTTAGTGGGATTGTGGTCGCTGCTGTTGCGAACGGTGCTTGAAAGCCATAGTGCAGTGGCTGTGCCAGTCCTCGATCCCTATAATATAAGGTTTCCAGCGCGATGAGGTCGTTGCAAGCGTTGCAAAATGCGAGTTTCCCCCGTGGACCCACTGCAATTTGCAACCATTGAGTGCTTCCGTTTGTACAGCAAAAACGCCCCTGCCTGGCATCTAGCAGACAGAGGCGAGGAAGGAGTTTTCTATCCCTTAAAATTTCGAATTCCAGCTCAAGCCAAAGAAGGGAGCGGCGTCCTGATCGCTGTCGTAAATGGTATGGCCGTTGTCATTTTCAACCTCCAGCGAACTGCCGAATTTCATCCCGGCGTAGAGTGACAGCTGGGAGCTATCGCTGAACTGATAGGTCGCTCCAAGATAGACTGGGATCCCGGTTTCTTCGCCCACACCATCGGGGGCGTATCCTCGATCGTTCAGGCGGAAACGGAGTTTTTCATAGCGGGTGCCCAGGCTGAGCTGCCACTTTTCTGCTGCTTGCCAGTTGAGAACCAAACCCGGCCCTTGGCTGGCGCCGAGACCTCGACCGGTTTTCAGCTCGAGCGTGTCCGAGATTTGCCACTTGATGAGTAAGATGGGGAAAACATTGAGGTCGTCCTCGAGCTCGGAGCTGATGCCCAGGCCGGGGCCGATGTAAAGGCGGTCGCTGACGCGGTAGCTGGCTCCAGCGAGTAGGCCGCCGGTCACGGAATCAGAAACCTCCGCACCATGTTCGTAGCTGGCACGCACGCTGGGCAGGGCAAAGAGACTCCAGTCACGGTCTAACGCCCAGCGGATGGGGACGCCGAGGGTGAAGGAGTCCACCTCGTCCCAAAGCGCTGGGATGCCGTCAAATTGATAGTCGTGATGGCCGTAGTCGAGTGATAGCCCGATCGATCTGGCGGGGCCCATGTTCCGCTGGACGCCGAGGGCGAAATTCGTGCGGTCGACTGAAAATGAGCCACCCTCGTCGAGGTCGCTGTCTTGCTGATGGAGATAACCGGCATCGAGGGTGAAGGTCCATGGGGAGGCCGTTGCCGCAGGTTGCGCGGAGGTCATGCTTTCACCAGCGAAGGTGGCCGCTGGAGTGAGGGCGAGGAGCAGTCTGGTCAGTTTCATGATGTGCCGCACAGTATGGCAGCTATTGGGGAATCGGCAATCGAGGATCTCTGCGATTTTAAGTCTAGGCGTGGGACGTTTCTGGCTGGGGGGATGGTATGGCGAGTGGACGGCGCGCGAGGAATACGTAGCAGCAAAGAGCAAGCAACGCTGCCACAACCATCAGCAGCGCCATGGGCAGGGCATTACTTTCACCGAGCACTCCCACCAGTGGCGATGCCAGAGCACCGAGTGCAAATTGGATGGCACCTAACACCGCGGATGCCGTGCCCGCCGATTCAGGCACCTGGTGGATGGCTAGGGCGCTGGCATTGCCCATCAGCGGGCCCACGGCGGCGACTGCGAGGAAGATGCAAGGCAGGATCAAGAAGGCTGAGGCGTTTAGCAAGATACAGGCGAGAGCTGCGCCCGAGGCAACGAGGAGTAAGATCAGACAGCAGAGGATGATCCGGGTGGGAGCCACTCTGGAAACGATCTTGGCCGAGACCGCCCCGAAGACAATCAGGCCCAGGGCATTGACACCAAAGGCGATGGAATACTGGGTTGGCGAAAGCCCAAGCACCTTCTGAAACACAAAGGGGGAGGCCGCGATGTAGCCAAAGAGGGCCATGAAAGAGAAACCCGTCACTAGGGTGTAGCCGACATAGAGACGATGCCGGAAGAGCTGCAAGATCGTTCGGAGCAAACGGCCACCACCGGCATGGCTGCGTCTGGCCTGTGGCAGGCTTTCCCCGACGTTGCGAAGCACACCGATGAAGGCAAGCAGGGACAGCAGGGCAATGACCACAAATACCGCACGCCAACCGGCCAGTGAGACAATCAGGGTGCCTGTGATCGGAGCAAGAATTGGGGCGACACCTCCGATCATCATCATAATCTGGGTTTGCCGCGCTGTGGTGGCTGCATCAGGTGAGCGGTCGGCGATGATCGCACGGGCCAAGACGATACCTGCCGCGCCACCAAACCCTTGTAACACGCGCAAGATAATCAAGGCCCCGACCGAGCTGACAAGTGCGCAGAGCACTCCGGAACCGATGGCCAAGGCAGTTCCTAACAAAAGTGGTCGACGTCGTCCGTAATGATCCGAAAGTGGTCCGATAATCAACTGCCCAAGAGCGAGGCCGATCAAAAAACTGGTAAGTGTCAGTTGAATCCCTGACGCCCCCGCGCCAAGATCCTCCGACATGTTCGGAAAGCCCGGAAGATACATGTCCGTGGCGATGGGCGCGACCGCCGAGAGCAAGGCCAGCACGCAGAGCGCGGAGATGGTTAACGGCTTGGATTCAGTGGTGGTGTCGGAGCATCGCATGGAGAGAAGAAGGAAGTCGGAGGGGGCGAGCCGACGGTTCGGGGGCTTGAACGTCACCCCTTTTTAATCCCTCACCCAGAGTCCTGCAACTGGATAAATTTCAGCATGAATCCATCTTCTTTAGGTGATGAGGTGGAATCATGTAATCCTTGATTTCACTAGGTTTGAGGGCCTTATGAAAGAGGTTTGAGTCGGGCTCAAACGATCGTTCTCCTTTTTATGATCAAACCTTTTTACGGATCTCTATTCGGGTCTAACTAGTTTGGATATGACACGACGTGAACTGATCCGAACAGGCGCCCTCTTGGGCATTGGAACCGCA
Protein-coding sequences here:
- a CDS encoding multidrug effflux MFS transporter, with amino-acid sequence MRCSDTTTESKPLTISALCVLALLSAVAPIATDMYLPGFPNMSEDLGAGASGIQLTLTSFLIGLALGQLIIGPLSDHYGRRRPLLLGTALAIGSGVLCALVSSVGALIILRVLQGFGGAAGIVLARAIIADRSPDAATTARQTQIMMMIGGVAPILAPITGTLIVSLAGWRAVFVVIALLSLLAFIGVLRNVGESLPQARRSHAGGGRLLRTILQLFRHRLYVGYTLVTGFSFMALFGYIAASPFVFQKVLGLSPTQYSIAFGVNALGLIVFGAVSAKIVSRVAPTRIILCCLILLLVASGAALACILLNASAFLILPCIFLAVAAVGPLMGNASALAIHQVPESAGTASAVLGAIQFALGALASPLVGVLGESNALPMALLMVVAALLALCCYVFLARRPLAIPSPQPETSHA